The following are encoded together in the Lathyrus oleraceus cultivar Zhongwan6 chromosome 3, CAAS_Psat_ZW6_1.0, whole genome shotgun sequence genome:
- the LOC127131269 gene encoding uncharacterized protein LOC127131269 — protein sequence MTVVAYAEKFEDMAAYSIQAEYAPDEKWKIDQFLFGLRGEISHSVSQREFTTYAELLRQCSMAETSLKKVQEEIDHYRSGQKDQGRPGNQFRPRPQSFKGKQVQHARPNHPPQCQVCKRSHFGRCAGSEIKCFTCPREGHMARDYPQNKNQMQGRSTSRVYTLDARKAKINNALIVGMFLCMKRLGLQAIPLSPPMVVTTAMDDVVETPLICENCSLSVNGRIFQIDLIWLPLKKVDVVLGMDWLSANSVFIGCEEKLIIIPSSEATPKDVLTTILEGTVRMVSFLFEKEMPVLLVLTKEYSDNLNVK from the exons ATGACAGTAGTTGCGTATGCTGAGAAATTTGAAGATATGGCTGCTTATTCTATACAGGCCGAGTACGCACCAGATGAGAAGTGGAAGATTGATCAATTCCTTTTTGGTCTAAGAGGTGAAATTTCTCATAGTGTTTCTCAAAGGGAATTTACTACTTATGCTGAATTGTTAAGGCAATGCTCTATGGCTGAGACCAGTTTGAAGAAAGTTCAAGAAGAAATAGATCATTATAGGAGTGGACAGAAGGACCAAGGGAGGCCGGGTAACCAGTTTAGGCCTAGACCTCAATCTTTTAAGGGAAAACAAGTACAACATGCAAGACCTAACCATCCTCCACAATGTCAAGTATGTAAGAGGTCTCATTTTGGAAGATGTGCTGGAAGTGAAATTAAGTGTTTTACTTGTCCGAGGGAGGGACACATGGCTAGGGATTATCCTCAGAATAAGAATCAGATGCAGGGGAGGAGCACTAGTCGAGTTTATACTTTGGATGCAAGGAAGGCTAAGATCAATAATGCCTTAATTGTTGGTATGTTTCTT TGTATGAAGCGTCTTGGCTTGCAAGCAATTCCCTTGTCGCCTCCTATGGTGGTTACTACCGCCATGGATGATGTGGTTGAGACACCGTTAATTTGTGAGAATTGTTCTCTCTCGGTGAATGGTAGAATTTTCCAGATTGATCTTATTTGGTTACCACTTAAGAAGGTTGATGTGGTTTTGGGGATGGATTGGCTTTCCGCTAATTCAGTGTTTATTGGATGTGAAGAGAAGTTGATTATCATTCCATCTAGTGAAGCTACTCCAAAGGATGTATTAACTACTATCTTGGAAGGTACGGTTCGCATGGTTAGTTTCTTATTTGAGAAGGAAATGCCAGTTCTCTTGGTTCTCACCAAGGAATATAGCGACAATCTGAATGTTAAGTAA